One part of the Solanum dulcamara chromosome 8, daSolDulc1.2, whole genome shotgun sequence genome encodes these proteins:
- the LOC129901553 gene encoding LOW QUALITY PROTEIN: pentatricopeptide repeat-containing protein At5g61400-like (The sequence of the model RefSeq protein was modified relative to this genomic sequence to represent the inferred CDS: inserted 1 base in 1 codon) has translation MSSQNLKTLFLVKSQVISRTIAALPFSTAPSPSNLTAAILNAKTRSQAMRLFTSATLRTDPTKDLTLHSAIIHYLTRARLYLDARCLIKRLIENLRKRSNPKKFCSLIFNDLGKIDSGSSCNVFGVLIIALCEMGFVDDAYWVYQKMGELPPLHACNALLDGFVKLGKFEFMWGIYRNMISFGLCPSVVTYGVLIDACCLEGEILKAKMLHDEMAEKGIQPNVVIYTTLIRGFCNENKIQEADSMFSKMWEIGVMPNLFTYNTLMDGYSKMADAGAFQLYQEMLNHGILPNVVTFGILVDMLCKAGEVIAARNLFASMVKFGVGPNLFVYNCLIDGCCNSYDMSTALEMHSEMEKLGISPDVVTYGTLIKGHCTLGKVDEAERFLLKMDATGVVMNSVVYNQLIDRYCKDRNMEKALALCSQMIEKGVQPDVVTFSILIDGFGKVGDLEAAMGVYTEMVIKGLKPDVVAYTALIDGHFKKGNTKAALRLHKEMMEAGVAPNALTFTCLVDGFLKNGMIGDAINFFLKISSSGSAGVEVGCSNGALSFPNNVTYSALIHGLCKDGQYFKANKFFVDLRRNGLYPDFPTYAMMIRRHFEGRHITRVMMLKADMLKTGFMPNPFMYKVLLKGYQDMVDLSSTRKCYEELKDSGLVCSGASXNAKPPGSCK, from the exons ATGTCGTCTCAAAACTTGAAAACCCTTTTCCTCGTAAAGTCCCAAGTGATTTCAAGAACCATTGCAGCGTTGCCATTTTCTACTGCCCCTTCTCCATCAAACTTAACCGCCGCAATTCTCAATGCCAAGACCCGTAGCCAAGCCATGCGGCTTTTCACTTCAGCAACCTTAAGAACAGACCCAACAAAGGATCTTACACTACATTCAGCCATCATTCATTATTTAACCAGAGCAAGATTGTATCTTGACGCCAGGTGTTTGATAAAACGCCTCATTGAAAATCTTAGAAAAAGAAGCAACCCCAAAAAGttttgttctttaattttcaaTGATCTTGGTAAAATAGATTCTGGGTCTAGCTGTAATGTGTTTGGGGTGTTGATTATTGCGTTATGTGAAATGGGTTTTGTTGATGACGCTTACTGGGTGTACCAAAAGATGGGAGAGTTACCCCCTTTGCATGCTTGTAATGCTCTTTTAGATGGGTTTGTAAAATTGGGCAAGTTTGAATTTATGTGGGGTATTTATAGGAATATGATCTCATTTGGGTTATGTCCTAGTGTAGTGACATATGGAGTACTGATTGATGCATGTTGTCTGGAAGGTGAGATTTTGAAAGCTAAAATGCTACATGATGAGATGGCGGAGAAAGGGATTCAACCAAATGTTGTGATATACACCACTTTGATACGTGGGTTTTGCAATGAGAATAAGATACAGGAAGCCGATAGCATGTTCAGCAAAATGTGGGAGATTGGAGTTATGCCTAATCTTTTCACTTATAATACTCTAATGGATGGATATAGCAAGATGGCCGATGCCGGAGCCTTTCAACTTTATCAAGAAATGCTGAATCATGGAATTCTTCCAAATGTTGTTACTTTTGGTATCTTGGTTGACATGCTTTGCAAAGCGGGTGAGGTGATAGCAGCAAGAAACTTATTCGCATCTATGGTGAAGTTTGGGGTAGGTCCcaatttatttgtctataaTTGTCTGATTGATGGCTGTTGTAATTCGTATGATATGTCAACCGCACTAGAGATGCATTCTGAGATGGAAAAGCTTGGTATTTCTCCGGATGTTGTGACTTATGGTACGCTGATAAAGGGTCATTGTACGCTGGGGAAAGTGGACGAAGCAGAGAGGTTTTTGCTGAAAATGGACGCAACAGGGGTGGTCATGAACTCTGTGGTTTATAATCAGCTGATTGATAGGTATTGCAAGGATAGAAATATGGAGAAGGCTTTGGCATTGTGTTCTCAGATGATAGAGAAGGGTGTCCAGCCCGATGTAGTCACTTTCTCTATATTGATAGATGGTTTTGGTAAGGTAGGGGATCTAGAAGCTGCAATGGGTGTCTATACTGAAATGGTTATTAAAGGCTTGAAGCCTGATGTGGTTGCTTATACAGCTTTGATTGATGGTCACTTCAAAAAAGGAAACACAAAAGCTGCTCTAAGGCTACATAAAGAGATGATGGAGGCTGGAGTTGCTCCTAACGCTTTGACTTTTACTTGTTTGGTTGATGGATTTCTCAAGAATGGAATGATTGGTGATGCAatcaattttttcttgaaaataagCAGTTCTGGATCTGCAGGAGTAGAAGTAGGCTGCAGTAATGGTGCTCTTTCTTTCCCTAACAATGTTACTTATTCGGCGTTAATCCATGGTTTATGCAAAGATGGGCAGTATTTCAAAGCCAATAAGTTTTTCGTGGATCTACGGCGCAATGGTCTTTATCCAGATTTTCCTACTTATGCCATGATGATACGACGTCATTTTGAGGGCAGGCACATAACTCGTGTCATGATGCTAAAGGCAGATATGTTAAAGACTGGTTTTATGCCTAATCCTTTCATGTACAAGGTCTTGCTCAAGGGCTACCAAGACATGGTTGATCTCAGTTCAACTCGTAAGTGTTATGAGGAATTAAAAGATTCAGGTCTAGTTTGTTCCGGAGCAT CTAATGCAAAGCCTCCAGGATCATGTAAATAG
- the LOC129901731 gene encoding uncharacterized protein LOC129901731 — translation MKDCSSVPMQGTGKIIRRSIFIFLQNYQFFTTRAALLAFPFAASILMLQAFVPSTCFLRAIHDHLHSLFDAAGLPSSSKLFTLLNSKFSQTIVISFLAFPFTLSSLIFAKASVIEALSDQKPSKKAAFPSFCSLYSSILLTQLCNSIVIISANATCFTLLFFAFNIFVYGFNLSSPRFILFISATGAIICSIILASTLIICNSALVLSGMEKIGGYMAILKACFLIRGKNATALSLALIFNLALAAVEVLFQYRIIKAYHHKRTGFSAIALEGMLIAYLYAILLVLDTISSCLFFECCKTGCQMDEEGCFPYQIQIEDRDHHAVLLIRTLEELS, via the coding sequence ATGAAAGACTGCTCATCTGTTCCAATGCAGGGGACTGGCAAGATTATCAGAAGATCAATCTTTATCTTTCTGCAGAATTACCAGTTTTTCACTACAAGAGCAGCACTTCTAGCCTTCCCTTTTGCTGCCTCGATTCTTATGCTACAAGCATTCGTCCCTTCAACGTGTTTCCTTCGAGCAATCCATGATCACCTGCATTCTCTATTTGATGCAGCAGGATTACCATCGTCTTCAAAACTCTTCACACTTCTCAATTCAAAGTTTTCTCAGACCATTGTCATCTCTTTTCTTGCATTTCCTTTCACTCTTTCCTCTCTTATTTTCGCAAAGGCATCTGTAATTGAAGCTCTCAGTGATCAGAAACCATCCAAGAAAGCTGCATTTCCTTCTTTTTGCTCCCTCTACAGTTCCATTCTTCTCACTCAACTTTGCAACTCAATAGTCATCATCTCAGCAAATGCAACTTGTTTTACTCTCCTATTTTTCGCCTTCAATATTTTTGTTTACGGATTTAACCTTTCATCTCCAAgattcattctttttatttcaGCAACAGGAGCAATAATTTGTTCGATCATTTTAGCCAGCACTCTGATCATCTGCAACTCGGCTCTGGTATTATCAGGAATGGAGAAAATCGGAGGGTATATGGCGATTCTCAAGGCTTGTTTTTTAATCAGAGGGAAAAATGCAACAGCATTATCATTAGCCCTGATTTTCAACTTGGCCTTGGCTGCAGTTGAAGTTCTATTCCAATACAGAATTATCAAAGCTTATCATCACAAAAGAACAGGCTTTTCTGCTATTGCTTTGGAAGGAATGCTCATTGCTTATTTGTATGCCATTCTTCTGGTTCTTGATACCATCTCTAGCTGTCTTTTTTTCGAATGCTGTAAAACGGGTTGCCAGATGGATGAAGAGGGATGTTTTCCGTATCAAATTCAGATTGAAGACAGAGATCACCATGCAGTTCTGTTGATAAGGACCTTAGAAGagctttcttga
- the LOC129899534 gene encoding NAC domain-containing protein 100-like, translating into MENYSGVVKDDHQDQMELPPGFRFHPTDEELITHYLSNKVVDTNFIAIAIGDVDLNKIEPWDLPRKAKMGEKEWYFFCVRDKKYPTGLRTNRATAAGYWKATGKDREIFRGKSLIGMKKTLVFYKGRAPKGEKTNWVIHEYRLEGKLSLHNLPKTAKNEWVICRVFQKSSGGKKIHISGLVKLNCNENEMGNSFLPQLTDFGTASKSSHVHCFSNFFTAQNNSPFPLLSNPMDIFPTSSLPNTFSCNQIAPFNTNPASFGVQDPSILLRTSLDNYGQNFKKEDIFSVPQETGVISTDMNTEISSIVSNLEMKRRFLEDQVPSAAMVGLQGLDCLWSC; encoded by the exons ATGGAGAATTATTCTGGAGTTGTTAAGGATGATCATCAGGATCAGATGGAGCTGCCACCTGGATTTCGATTTCATCCAACTGATGAAGAATTGATTACTCATTATTTGTCTAACAAAGTTGTGGATACCAATTTCATTGCTATAGCTATTGGTGATGTTGATTTGAACAAAATTGAACCTTGGGACCTCCCAC GGAAGGCGAAAATGGGGGAAAAAGAATGGTATTTTTTCTGTGTGAGAGACAAGAAGTATCCAACAGGACTGAGGACAAACAGGGCAACTGCTGCAGGTTATTGGAAAGCTACTGGAAAAGACAGAGAGATTTTCAGAGGAAAATCTTTGATTGGTATGAAGAAAACTCTGGTTTTCTACAAAGGGAGAGCTCCAAAAGGTGAAAAGACAAATTGGGTCATTCATGAATATAGATTAGAAGGAAAATTGTCTCTTCACAATCTGCCAAAGACAGCAAAG AATGAATGGGTGATTTGCAGAGTGTTTCAAAAGAGCAGTGGCGGAAAGAAAATCCACATTTCAGGGCTTGTGAAATTGAATtgtaatgaaaatgaaatggggAATTCATTTCTGCCACAATTAACAGATTTTGGTACTGCTTCCAAATCCAGCCACGTGCACTGCTTCTCCAATTTTTTCACTGCTCAAAACAATTCTCCTTTCCCTCTTCTGTCAAATCCAATGGATATTTTCCCTACAAGTTCTCTTCCAAATACATTTTCTTGTAACCAAATAGCCCCATTCAATACAAATCCAGCTTCATTTGGGGTTCAAGATCCTTCAATTCTTTTAAGGACTTCACTTGACAATTATGgtcagaatttcaagaaagaggACATTTTTAGTGTACCCCAAGAAACAGGGGTAATTAGCACTGATATGAATACTGAAATTTCCTCAATTGTCTCAAATCTTGAAATGAAAAGGAGGTTTCTTGAAGATCAGGTGCCATCAGCTGCTATGGTTGGACTACAGGGTCTTGATTGTCTCTGGAGTTGCTGA